In Kitasatospora gansuensis, a genomic segment contains:
- a CDS encoding VOC family protein, with translation MACRIGELVLGCRDPELLARFWCEVLDYVVVGREEGCVEIGTPEGFGGPQPTIFFSVRDEPEPGKSRLHIDLNPTDRDQDAELERLLKLGARRADIGQTGDEHWHVLADPEGNEFCLLKARIKPL, from the coding sequence ATGGCATGTCGTATCGGTGAGCTTGTGCTCGGTTGCCGCGACCCCGAACTGTTGGCGCGGTTCTGGTGCGAGGTCCTGGACTACGTCGTGGTCGGCCGCGAGGAGGGTTGCGTGGAGATCGGGACGCCGGAAGGGTTCGGCGGTCCGCAGCCCACGATCTTCTTCAGCGTCCGGGACGAGCCGGAGCCGGGGAAGTCCCGGCTGCACATCGACCTCAACCCCACCGACCGCGACCAGGACGCCGAGCTCGAACGCCTCCTGAAGCTCGGTGCCCGCCGGGCCGACATCGGCCAGACCGGGGACGAGCACTGGCATGTCCTGGCCGACCCCGAGGGCAATGAGTTCTGCCTGCTCAAGGCCCGCATCAAGCCGCTCTGA
- a CDS encoding NUDIX hydrolase — translation MPPSSDFIAAVTRAYLDRHPAEHAKLAPLLAMLATTAEPASRKTLPAHVTCSAVVINHDRQVLHIHHKATGLTLCPGGHGEEADTSLLATALREVTEEAGIPPGALCLPPQLLDRPVDIDANDIDPNPGKGEGAHQHYDFRFAFYLADPATPETALQEQEVTGCEWRPFDQVASPSLRAKLHAAGLDGRPEPVNASALIHDGTGRYLLHLRDNFDHIWTPGEFSLLGGGAEPGDGSLEATLRRELAEEAPGLTLGEVEPLTVEWTTGVDGLAVPIQIFTTRWQGDPQAADLREGVLLHWFRPEELHRLRLRDSTRRLIHAHHTALLGRARPSRAAPAATVPALFDG, via the coding sequence TTGCCGCCGTCCTCCGACTTCATTGCCGCCGTCACCCGCGCCTACCTGGACCGCCATCCCGCCGAGCACGCCAAGCTCGCACCGCTGCTCGCCATGCTGGCCACCACGGCGGAGCCGGCCAGCCGCAAGACCCTGCCCGCGCACGTCACGTGCAGCGCCGTCGTCATCAACCACGACCGGCAGGTCCTGCACATCCACCACAAGGCCACCGGGCTGACGCTGTGCCCCGGCGGTCACGGCGAGGAAGCCGACACCAGCCTACTGGCCACCGCGCTGCGCGAGGTCACCGAGGAGGCCGGCATCCCGCCCGGCGCGCTGTGCCTGCCCCCGCAGCTGCTCGACCGGCCCGTCGACATCGACGCGAACGACATCGACCCCAACCCCGGCAAGGGCGAAGGCGCCCACCAGCACTACGACTTCCGGTTCGCCTTCTACCTCGCCGACCCCGCGACGCCCGAGACCGCGCTCCAGGAGCAGGAGGTCACCGGCTGCGAGTGGCGACCCTTCGACCAGGTCGCCTCGCCGTCACTGCGCGCAAAGCTGCACGCCGCTGGCCTGGACGGAAGGCCGGAGCCGGTGAACGCCAGCGCGCTGATCCACGACGGCACCGGCCGCTACCTCCTGCACCTGCGCGACAACTTCGACCACATCTGGACCCCGGGCGAGTTCAGCCTGCTCGGCGGCGGCGCGGAACCCGGGGACGGCAGCCTGGAGGCGACGCTGCGTCGTGAACTCGCCGAGGAAGCACCAGGGCTGACCCTCGGTGAGGTGGAGCCGCTGACCGTCGAGTGGACCACCGGCGTGGACGGGCTGGCCGTGCCCATCCAGATCTTCACCACCCGCTGGCAGGGCGACCCCCAGGCGGCCGACCTCCGCGAGGGCGTCCTGCTGCACTGGTTCCGCCCCGAGGAACTGCACCGGCTGCGGCTGCGCGACTCCACCCGCCGGCTGATCCACGCCCACCACACCGCCCTGCTCGGCCGCGCGCGGCCGAGCAGGGCGGCACCCGCCGCCACGGTGCCCGCCTTGTTCGACGGCTGA
- a CDS encoding LysR family transcriptional regulator, whose amino-acid sequence MEMHQLRYFAAIVDEGSFTAAARRLHVSQSGISTQVAKLESELGQQLLDRSGRQIRLTPAGEAVLPLAKNALATFEAIKHTAAEFADAVRGRVRLGMIMGCSIPAFLDTIADLGRTHPGIEVSLHEGYSDDLQTQVLAGSLDLALIGYAGSVAPGLEASTVIDEPITAAVPAGHPLDRPDLRLGDLRGEKILCLSPGTGIRAAYEDSCHRIGLDPRVDIDASSPATLLRLAERGAGIAVLSASSTEGTGLRTVPLANAATHARLGLITRRGQHSPAAQLLRTRLLAALQAG is encoded by the coding sequence ATGGAGATGCACCAGCTGCGCTACTTCGCTGCGATCGTGGACGAGGGTTCCTTCACCGCTGCCGCCCGACGTCTGCACGTCAGCCAGTCCGGCATCAGCACCCAAGTGGCCAAGCTGGAGTCGGAACTGGGCCAGCAACTGCTCGACCGCTCCGGCCGTCAAATCCGCCTCACCCCGGCCGGTGAAGCCGTTCTCCCCCTTGCGAAGAACGCCCTTGCCACCTTTGAAGCCATCAAGCACACCGCCGCCGAGTTCGCCGATGCCGTCCGTGGCCGGGTCCGTCTCGGCATGATCATGGGCTGCTCGATCCCGGCCTTCCTCGACACCATCGCCGACCTCGGCCGCACCCACCCCGGCATCGAGGTCAGCCTGCACGAGGGCTACTCCGACGACCTCCAGACCCAGGTCCTTGCCGGCTCTCTCGACCTCGCCCTGATCGGCTACGCGGGCAGCGTCGCCCCAGGTCTGGAGGCGAGCACCGTCATCGACGAGCCGATCACCGCAGCCGTCCCTGCCGGGCATCCCCTCGACCGGCCGGACCTGCGCCTCGGCGACCTGCGGGGCGAGAAGATTCTCTGCCTCTCCCCGGGCACCGGCATCCGCGCCGCCTACGAGGACTCCTGCCACAGGATCGGCCTCGACCCACGCGTGGACATCGACGCCAGCTCTCCAGCCACCCTGCTCCGCCTCGCTGAGCGCGGTGCGGGCATCGCTGTCCTCAGCGCGTCATCCACAGAAGGCACCGGCCTGCGGACCGTCCCGCTCGCCAACGCGGCCACGCACGCCCGGCTCGGACTCATCACTCGCCGAGGTCAGCACTCCCCAGCCGCACAGCTCCTGCGCACCAGGCTCCTCGCCGCTCTGCAAGCCGGCTAG
- a CDS encoding winged helix-turn-helix transcriptional regulator, with amino-acid sequence MKEGVQDRRAGAVRRYDVFHTDCPAREVVDHVTSRWGVWVLIALRNSDLRFFELRESVRGISEKMLAQTLRALVEDGLVWRKVEPTTPPQVTYGLTEFGRDLGVPLTDLLERITRRLPPPPVVP; translated from the coding sequence ATGAAGGAAGGCGTGCAGGACAGGCGGGCCGGCGCGGTGCGCCGCTATGACGTGTTTCACACCGACTGCCCCGCCCGCGAGGTGGTCGACCACGTGACCAGCAGGTGGGGCGTGTGGGTGCTGATCGCCCTGCGCAACAGCGACCTGCGCTTCTTCGAACTGCGCGAGAGCGTCCGGGGCATCAGCGAGAAGATGCTCGCCCAGACCCTGCGCGCACTGGTCGAGGACGGCCTGGTCTGGCGGAAGGTCGAACCGACCACCCCGCCCCAGGTCACGTACGGCCTTACCGAGTTCGGCCGTGACCTCGGCGTTCCGCTGACCGACCTGCTGGAGCGCATCACCCGGCGCCTGCCGCCGCCACCCGTCGTGCCGTAG
- a CDS encoding glycoside hydrolase family 43 protein, translating to MSALRARLSAMLLAVCLLFTGLAVAAPQRAVAAEPGYLMVHFTGDGSTGQQTYLSHSTDGVHWNDLNGGGMVLRSTVGTQGVRDQALVRSPDGSRYWIIATDLCIGCGQNWDQAVNNASRNLVVWESTDLVTWSKPWLLNVAGAIPDGRNAWAPEAIWDPTTNDYVLYWATNATLNGVLKHRIYAARTSDFHSTTTPQVYIDRAGTQNIIDTQIVEVPSGVGNFRYVRASGDGQITLEGSNSIMGTWTNLGNLSGIGLTGSQVEGPMWMKSNSGNQWALYLDQYASGGGYMPVLTTDPSNPAAYQKQASGSYNMGGTKKRHGWILNLTAAEESRVMARWPNTPAQRIQSFNFQDRYVRHTNLDARIDPNVSPADDSRFRLRPGLAGTGTVSFESVNFPGYFLRHSNYDFQLAYYDGSTQFAQDATFRQVAGLADPSWSSFQSYNHPDHYIRHYAYELRLDPITTATARGDATFRVTS from the coding sequence ATGTCCGCGCTTCGCGCACGGCTGTCGGCGATGCTGCTCGCCGTCTGCCTCCTCTTCACGGGCCTGGCCGTGGCCGCACCACAGCGCGCCGTCGCCGCCGAACCGGGCTACCTGATGGTGCACTTCACCGGTGACGGGTCGACCGGCCAGCAGACGTACCTGTCGCACAGCACGGACGGCGTGCACTGGAACGACCTCAACGGCGGCGGCATGGTCCTGCGCTCCACGGTCGGCACGCAGGGCGTGCGCGACCAGGCGTTGGTGCGCTCCCCTGACGGGAGTCGGTACTGGATCATCGCGACCGACCTGTGCATCGGCTGCGGGCAGAACTGGGATCAGGCCGTGAACAACGCCAGCCGCAACCTCGTGGTGTGGGAGTCGACCGACCTGGTCACCTGGTCGAAGCCGTGGCTGCTCAACGTTGCCGGCGCGATCCCCGACGGCCGTAACGCGTGGGCGCCGGAGGCGATCTGGGACCCGACGACCAACGACTACGTCCTGTACTGGGCGACGAACGCGACCCTGAACGGCGTGCTCAAGCACCGCATCTACGCCGCCCGCACGAGCGACTTCCACTCCACCACCACCCCGCAGGTCTACATCGACCGCGCCGGCACCCAGAACATCATCGACACCCAGATCGTCGAAGTACCTTCGGGCGTCGGCAACTTCCGCTACGTGCGGGCCTCCGGTGACGGGCAGATCACGCTCGAAGGCAGCAACTCGATCATGGGGACGTGGACCAACCTCGGCAACCTCTCCGGCATCGGCCTCACCGGCTCGCAGGTCGAGGGTCCGATGTGGATGAAGTCCAACAGCGGTAACCAGTGGGCCCTCTACCTCGACCAGTACGCCTCGGGGGGCGGCTACATGCCGGTCCTGACGACCGACCCGTCCAACCCCGCCGCCTACCAGAAGCAGGCGTCGGGCAGTTACAACATGGGCGGCACGAAGAAGCGCCACGGCTGGATCCTGAACCTGACGGCCGCCGAGGAGAGCCGGGTGATGGCCCGCTGGCCCAACACCCCCGCCCAGCGGATCCAGTCGTTCAACTTCCAGGACAGGTACGTCCGGCACACCAACCTCGACGCGCGCATCGACCCGAACGTCAGCCCCGCCGACGACTCCCGGTTCCGGCTGCGGCCCGGCCTGGCGGGCACCGGCACGGTCTCCTTCGAGTCGGTGAACTTCCCCGGGTACTTCCTGCGGCACTCCAACTACGACTTCCAGCTGGCCTACTACGACGGCAGCACCCAGTTCGCCCAGGACGCAACCTTCCGTCAGGTGGCCGGGCTCGCCGACCCGAGCTGGTCGTCGTTCCAGTCGTACAACCACCCCGACCACTACATCCGGCACTACGCCTACGAGTTGCGGCTCGACCCGATCACCACCGCGACCGCACGTGGTGACGCCACCTTCCGCGTGACCAGCTGA
- a CDS encoding protein-L-isoaspartate O-methyltransferase family protein, translated as MTLQDLRLEEGHCFVEVGAGTGILSAAAALITRRQVTGVEIDPDLARAAAVRTAQAGIDVRMVARDGLRGLPDGPWDRIAGSFAVPAIPKPWLRQLAVGGALTCTISTGAPGWHATAVIEHNPDGTLGGRLRADTLGHVLARGVPWLPVPEQPDGVSRQRSWVLAPPDFRERGFWVALAHLLPGVRRHWPTEPDPTVVLVGEDGSRAHVAPDGSLAEAWGPRDLWAEAEKVHTRWSAAECPTTFDLDCRDERQVVDGGTGLTWHLPGRDEGRSVC; from the coding sequence GTGACGCTGCAGGACCTGCGCCTGGAGGAGGGGCACTGCTTCGTCGAGGTCGGCGCCGGCACCGGCATCCTGTCCGCGGCTGCCGCGCTGATCACCCGCCGGCAGGTCACCGGCGTCGAGATCGACCCCGACCTGGCCAGGGCAGCGGCCGTGCGAACCGCCCAGGCCGGCATCGACGTGCGGATGGTCGCCCGAGACGGGCTGCGCGGACTTCCTGACGGACCGTGGGACCGGATCGCCGGCTCCTTCGCCGTCCCAGCCATCCCCAAGCCGTGGTTGCGTCAGCTCGCGGTGGGCGGGGCGCTGACCTGCACCATCTCCACCGGCGCGCCCGGCTGGCACGCCACCGCCGTCATCGAACACAACCCCGACGGCACCCTCGGCGGGCGGCTGCGCGCCGACACCTTGGGGCATGTCCTGGCACGCGGCGTCCCGTGGCTGCCCGTACCCGAGCAGCCCGACGGGGTCTCTCGGCAGCGTAGTTGGGTGCTGGCGCCCCCGGACTTCCGCGAACGCGGGTTCTGGGTCGCCCTCGCGCACCTGCTGCCAGGAGTGCGCCGCCACTGGCCCACCGAGCCGGACCCGACGGTGGTGCTGGTCGGCGAGGACGGTTCCCGCGCACACGTCGCCCCGGACGGCTCCCTCGCCGAGGCGTGGGGGCCGCGTGACCTGTGGGCCGAGGCCGAGAAAGTCCACACCCGCTGGTCTGCGGCCGAATGCCCGACAACGTTCGACCTGGACTGCAGGGACGAGCGCCAAGTAGTGGACGGCGGGACGGGCCTGACCTGGCACCTACCCGGCCGGGACGAGGGTCGGAGTGTGTGCTGA
- a CDS encoding nuclear transport factor 2 family protein — MTTTRTARELAEAYFTAWEAGDFDTLRGLLAENVDFVGALGTASGVEAALAGLKGLGQVLEKIDMKVRVAEGDDVITWFDLHTSVAPPTPTANWMHVDDGKVTRIRVTFDPRMLLAGFERPS, encoded by the coding sequence ATGACGACGACGAGGACTGCGCGAGAGCTTGCCGAGGCCTACTTCACCGCCTGGGAGGCGGGCGACTTCGATACCTTGCGGGGGTTGCTGGCCGAGAATGTCGACTTCGTCGGAGCGCTGGGAACGGCGTCGGGGGTAGAGGCGGCGCTCGCCGGGCTGAAGGGGCTCGGTCAGGTGCTGGAGAAGATCGACATGAAGGTGCGGGTAGCGGAAGGTGATGACGTGATCACCTGGTTCGACCTGCACACAAGCGTTGCGCCACCCACTCCGACGGCGAACTGGATGCACGTGGACGACGGGAAGGTCACCCGGATCCGGGTGACCTTCGACCCCCGCATGCTGCTGGCGGGATTCGAGAGGCCGAGCTGA
- a CDS encoding NUDIX domain-containing protein — translation MHETNRFAAGVIVHDLVTDRIATLHYAQRSWSPGPAWTIPGGKVDPGEEIHIAAARELLEETGLVVAPADLRLVHTVQVKEGWDGKGGFLMFVFAASAFTGELVNTEPTKHLEARWAPAGALPGPMFPTSKTALEAYLDGGPAFTTYGFDDTPDHHRLVEA, via the coding sequence ATGCACGAGACGAACAGGTTCGCCGCCGGCGTCATCGTCCACGACCTGGTCACCGACCGGATCGCCACCCTCCACTACGCCCAGCGCAGCTGGAGCCCCGGTCCGGCGTGGACGATCCCCGGTGGGAAGGTCGACCCGGGCGAGGAAATCCACATCGCCGCCGCCCGGGAGTTGCTGGAGGAGACCGGCCTCGTCGTCGCGCCCGCCGACCTACGCCTGGTCCACACGGTCCAGGTGAAGGAGGGCTGGGACGGCAAGGGCGGGTTCCTGATGTTCGTGTTCGCGGCCTCCGCCTTCACCGGCGAGCTGGTCAACACCGAACCCACCAAGCACCTGGAGGCCCGCTGGGCACCGGCCGGCGCGCTGCCCGGTCCGATGTTCCCAACGTCGAAGACCGCGCTGGAGGCGTACCTGGACGGCGGTCCGGCGTTCACCACTTACGGCTTCGACGACACTCCGGATCACCACCGGCTGGTCGAGGCGTGA
- a CDS encoding kinase yields the protein MDDSVEKPSASGVDAGAGSASTVLVAVRGPSGAGKSSTAARIRSAYGRGLAIVGQDLLRREVLRERDVAGGANIGLISLVARHALDSGCHTVVEGILDAERYGAMLTDLVAHHRGRSFLYYSPHRTGHRSPETNGQAGRPARDPWDHGVW from the coding sequence GTGGACGACAGCGTGGAGAAGCCCTCCGCCTCAGGTGTCGATGCCGGGGCGGGCAGCGCAAGCACCGTGCTGGTGGCGGTGCGCGGACCAAGCGGCGCCGGGAAGTCGAGCACCGCCGCCCGGATCCGCTCCGCGTACGGCCGGGGCCTGGCGATCGTCGGACAGGACCTGCTGCGCCGTGAGGTGCTGCGTGAGCGGGACGTCGCCGGCGGCGCGAACATCGGCCTGATCAGCCTGGTTGCCCGGCATGCCCTCGACAGCGGCTGCCACACCGTCGTCGAGGGCATCCTCGACGCCGAGCGCTACGGCGCGATGCTCACAGACCTGGTGGCCCACCACCGCGGGCGCAGCTTCCTCTACTACTCACCCCACCGGACTGGACACCGCTCCCCTGAAACCAACGGCCAGGCGGGCCGGCCGGCCCGTGATCCGTGGGACCACGGCGTGTGGTGA
- a CDS encoding SDR family NAD(P)-dependent oxidoreductase, producing MTITFITGANKGLGRETARRLIKCGHTVLVGARDREQGEEAAAALGARYVPIDVTDDASVAAAAANVAEHEGRIDVLINNAGVHGPVGDPGDLTAADARAVLDVNVIGVVRTTTAFLPLLRRSDDPVIVNVSSGMGSLALTHDPGRPESHVVAPLYTSSKAALTMLTTQYAKGLRDIRVNAADPGYTATDLNGHSGPQTVTEGTDAIVALATEGRGAGSGRFVSRHGEIAWS from the coding sequence ATGACGATCACCTTCATCACCGGAGCCAACAAGGGACTCGGCCGCGAGACCGCCCGCCGCCTGATCAAGTGTGGCCACACCGTGCTCGTCGGAGCGCGCGACCGCGAGCAGGGCGAGGAGGCCGCCGCCGCGCTCGGCGCACGCTACGTCCCCATCGACGTGACCGACGACGCGTCCGTGGCCGCCGCGGCCGCGAACGTCGCCGAACACGAGGGCAGGATCGACGTCCTGATCAACAACGCCGGTGTGCACGGCCCCGTCGGCGATCCCGGCGACCTCACCGCCGCCGACGCCCGCGCCGTCCTCGATGTCAACGTCATCGGCGTCGTCCGCACCACCACCGCGTTCCTGCCGCTGCTGCGCCGCTCGGACGACCCTGTGATCGTCAACGTCAGCAGCGGCATGGGCTCCCTCGCCCTCACCCACGACCCCGGCCGGCCCGAGTCCCACGTCGTCGCGCCGCTGTACACCTCCTCGAAGGCGGCGCTGACGATGTTGACCACGCAGTACGCCAAGGGGCTCAGGGACATCCGCGTCAACGCCGCCGACCCCGGTTACACCGCGACCGACCTCAACGGTCACAGCGGCCCCCAAACCGTCACCGAGGGCACGGACGCGATCGTCGCCCTCGCCACCGAGGGGCGCGGCGCTGGCAGCGGACGCTTCGTCTCCCGCCATGGCGAGATCGCCTGGTCCTGA
- a CDS encoding glycoside hydrolase family 11 protein, whose translation MNSPHPKSRTTNRIWRIVSKARVLALALAAVLILPGTAEAATINTNQTGTDGGYFYSFWSDGSGQSSMSLNGGGNYGTSWNNVGNFVGGKGWRTGSRNPVTYSGTWSTNGNAYLALYGWSTNPLVEYYVVENYGSYRPSGTYKGTVTSDGGTYDIYQTTRYNAPSIEGIKTFNQYWSVRQTKRTGGTITVANHFDAWARAGMNLGTMNYEIMATEGYQSSGSSNITLGSTGGNPPGGGCTATLSAGASWSDRYNLNVSVTGSNAWKVTVKVPSPEKVGSTWNATTSFPDAQTLVATPNGAGNNWGMTILKNGSTTWPTVSCSVS comes from the coding sequence GTGAACTCCCCCCACCCCAAGAGCCGCACCACCAACCGCATCTGGCGGATCGTCAGCAAAGCGCGCGTCCTCGCGCTGGCCCTCGCGGCCGTCCTGATCCTGCCCGGCACCGCCGAGGCCGCGACGATCAACACGAACCAGACCGGCACCGACGGCGGGTACTTCTACTCGTTCTGGAGCGACGGCTCCGGTCAGTCCTCGATGTCGCTGAACGGCGGCGGCAACTACGGCACCTCCTGGAACAACGTCGGCAACTTCGTCGGCGGCAAGGGCTGGCGCACCGGATCGCGCAACCCGGTGACGTACTCGGGTACTTGGAGCACCAACGGCAACGCCTACCTGGCGCTCTACGGCTGGAGCACCAACCCGCTGGTCGAGTACTACGTCGTCGAGAACTACGGCTCGTACCGGCCCTCCGGCACGTACAAGGGCACCGTCACCAGTGACGGCGGCACCTACGACATTTACCAGACGACGCGCTACAACGCCCCCTCCATCGAAGGCATCAAGACCTTCAACCAGTACTGGAGCGTCCGTCAGACCAAGCGGACCGGCGGAACCATCACCGTCGCGAACCACTTCGACGCGTGGGCCAGGGCCGGCATGAACCTCGGCACCATGAACTACGAGATCATGGCCACCGAGGGCTACCAGAGCAGCGGCAGCTCCAACATCACGTTGGGCTCCACCGGCGGCAACCCCCCTGGTGGCGGCTGCACCGCGACGCTCTCCGCCGGCGCCTCGTGGAGCGACCGCTACAACCTGAACGTCTCGGTCACCGGATCGAACGCCTGGAAGGTGACCGTGAAGGTCCCCTCCCCGGAGAAGGTCGGCTCGACGTGGAACGCCACCACGTCCTTCCCCGACGCCCAGACGCTCGTCGCCACCCCCAACGGCGCGGGCAACAACTGGGGCATGACCATCCTGAAGAACGGCAGCACCACCTGGCCGACGGTCTCCTGCAGCGTGAGCTGA
- a CDS encoding helix-turn-helix domain-containing protein, translating into MSATPGIGLGAMIRTWRDRLPPSAAALPVARGRRAAGLRREELADLAGVSVDYIVRLEQGRATTPSASVVASLARALQLSTAERDHLYRLARLVPPADGAIGDHVPPGMQRVLARLGDVAVAVFAADWQLVWWNRGWAALLGDPAASPPRLRNFARDRFPVDAGPARLARWPVTEADRDTTDAAVVSDLRRATGRFPQDSRLAALIRDLNAGNRRFAELWATGEVAAHREDHKTIDHPSVGRVTVDCDVLTDGDSELKIVIMTAVPGSEDETKLRLTAIAGPPATTRN; encoded by the coding sequence ATGTCGGCGACACCCGGAATCGGACTGGGCGCGATGATCCGCACGTGGCGGGACCGGCTGCCCCCGTCGGCCGCCGCGCTGCCGGTGGCCCGCGGGCGCCGGGCGGCCGGGCTGCGGCGCGAAGAACTGGCCGACCTGGCCGGGGTGTCGGTCGACTACATCGTGCGCCTGGAACAAGGGCGGGCCACGACACCCTCGGCGTCGGTGGTGGCGTCCCTGGCGCGTGCCCTGCAACTGTCCACCGCCGAGCGGGACCACCTCTACCGGCTGGCCCGGCTCGTACCGCCGGCGGACGGCGCGATCGGTGACCATGTCCCGCCCGGCATGCAGCGGGTGCTCGCCCGCCTCGGGGACGTGGCGGTCGCCGTGTTCGCGGCGGACTGGCAACTGGTGTGGTGGAACCGCGGGTGGGCCGCCCTGCTGGGCGACCCTGCCGCCTCGCCGCCGCGGCTGCGCAACTTCGCCCGCGACAGGTTCCCGGTGGACGCCGGCCCCGCCCGCCTCGCACGGTGGCCGGTGACCGAGGCGGACCGCGACACCACCGACGCCGCCGTCGTCTCCGACCTGCGACGCGCCACCGGCCGCTTCCCCCAGGACAGCCGCTTGGCCGCGCTGATCCGCGATCTGAACGCGGGCAACAGGAGGTTCGCCGAGCTGTGGGCGACCGGTGAGGTGGCCGCGCACCGCGAGGACCACAAGACGATCGACCACCCGTCGGTGGGCCGGGTCACGGTGGACTGCGACGTCCTGACCGACGGCGACTCCGAACTCAAGATCGTCATCATGACCGCCGTGCCCGGCAGCGAGGACGAGACCAAACTCCGCCTCACCGCCATCGCCGGCCCACCGGCCACCACGCGCAACTGA
- a CDS encoding DUF6243 family protein, with translation MTVSKNINNPVGMGGGQRKRLSRTERQNNGPHRNLDRQGAADQKAELVRKMREKESAVDDAGQAGDETAQS, from the coding sequence ATAACCGTGAGCAAGAACATCAACAACCCCGTGGGCATGGGCGGTGGCCAGCGGAAGAGGCTGTCCCGCACCGAGCGGCAGAACAACGGTCCGCACCGCAACCTCGACCGCCAGGGTGCAGCCGACCAGAAGGCGGAGCTGGTACGCAAGATGCGCGAGAAGGAAAGCGCAGTTGACGACGCCGGGCAGGCGGGCGACGAAACCGCACAGAGCTGA
- a CDS encoding NUDIX hydrolase: protein MRVVVRRDSVRRTDQSLGTYEYTESVDGVRVLALDDRGRIALVEENVYVCGLRLLMCPGGGCEPGEEPLAAARRELAEEAGIRADEVELLTTMWRMPAGARTREHLYLARGLTVGGHHRDASEADMNLRWVPLEEAVAMCGDGRITEAGTLAAVLLAARRTGSGAPASGTAEATHRVAASN from the coding sequence GTGCGGGTGGTGGTGCGCCGCGACTCGGTGCGGCGCACCGACCAGAGCCTGGGGACGTACGAGTACACCGAGTCCGTCGACGGGGTGCGCGTCCTAGCCCTCGACGACCGGGGCCGGATCGCCCTGGTGGAGGAGAACGTCTACGTCTGCGGCCTGCGGCTGCTGATGTGCCCCGGAGGCGGATGCGAACCCGGGGAGGAACCGCTCGCGGCCGCCCGGCGGGAGCTGGCCGAGGAGGCCGGTATCCGCGCCGACGAGGTCGAGCTGCTGACGACGATGTGGCGGATGCCCGCCGGCGCGCGCACCCGCGAACACCTGTACCTCGCCAGGGGCCTGACGGTCGGCGGGCACCACCGGGACGCGAGCGAGGCCGACATGAACCTGCGCTGGGTGCCCCTGGAGGAAGCGGTGGCGATGTGCGGCGACGGCCGTATCACCGAGGCCGGCACCCTGGCAGCCGTCCTGCTGGCCGCCCGTCGCACTGGGTCAGGAGCGCCCGCCAGCGGTACCGCCGAAGCGACCCACCGAGTGGCGGCGAGCAACTGA
- a CDS encoding SDR family oxidoreductase, protein MIVVTGATGNIGRPLTQVLAASGQQVRAVSRHAAEVPQGVVHVVADLAGPGALRPVLTGAEALFLLLSGDLHALGANPAALVRDAVDAGVGRVVLLSTLGVVTRPSGPTRVAMRSLEDELRGSGLEWSILRPGGFASNALWWADSVRGRRLVEAPFADTGVPLVDPADIAEVAAACLLEKQHAGAVYELTGPEVTTPRQQAADLAAALGAPVRFHELTRQEAKAAMALAMPAELADDTLDIIGAPNAAELRISPHVEQVLGRAPRPFSDWAARHVAAFR, encoded by the coding sequence ATGATCGTGGTGACCGGAGCCACCGGGAACATCGGCCGGCCGCTGACCCAGGTGCTGGCGGCGTCGGGGCAGCAGGTCAGGGCCGTGTCCCGGCACGCGGCCGAAGTGCCGCAGGGCGTCGTCCACGTGGTGGCCGACCTGGCCGGGCCGGGCGCTCTGCGGCCCGTGCTCACGGGAGCCGAGGCGCTGTTCCTGCTGCTGTCGGGAGACCTGCACGCCCTCGGAGCGAACCCCGCCGCCCTCGTCCGCGACGCCGTGGACGCCGGGGTGGGACGGGTCGTCCTGCTCTCCACCCTGGGCGTGGTGACCCGGCCCTCCGGGCCGACCCGGGTCGCGATGCGCTCGCTGGAGGACGAACTGCGCGGATCGGGCCTGGAGTGGAGCATCCTGCGTCCGGGCGGCTTCGCCTCCAACGCCCTGTGGTGGGCCGACTCCGTCCGGGGACGGCGGCTGGTCGAAGCCCCCTTCGCCGACACCGGCGTGCCCCTCGTGGACCCGGCCGACATCGCGGAGGTCGCGGCCGCCTGCCTACTGGAGAAGCAGCACGCGGGTGCCGTGTACGAGCTGACCGGCCCCGAGGTCACCACCCCCCGTCAGCAGGCGGCGGACCTCGCGGCGGCGCTGGGAGCCCCGGTGAGGTTCCACGAACTGACGCGCCAGGAGGCGAAGGCCGCCATGGCCCTGGCCATGCCCGCAGAGCTCGCCGACGACACCCTGGACATCATCGGCGCCCCGAACGCCGCCGAACTACGGATCAGCCCGCACGTCGAGCAGGTCCTGGGCCGTGCTCCGCGCCCCTTCTCCGACTGGGCCGCCCGGCACGTCGCCGCGTTCCGCTGA